A window of the Bombina bombina isolate aBomBom1 chromosome 3, aBomBom1.pri, whole genome shotgun sequence genome harbors these coding sequences:
- the CNR2 gene encoding cannabinoid receptor 2, translating to MSECSPSTTENTTSCGTHVIDIQCYLILNSRFQKVLIAVLCIGAGAFCILENILVLCMIWTSARLRRKASYLFLSSLALADLFASLIFSYSFVDFHVFHEAGSPTAFLFKLGVVTTSFTGSLGSLLILAFDRYICIHKPLAYKSLVTRKRAVLVLFGMWISTIFISYLPLMGWNCCSLLSVCSELFPLVDNRYLAIWITLVGILLSSIICFYAHILWKAHSHANDMEKYNKQAAKGQGHMRIDITLAKTLALVLIILIVCWSPALIIMIHSLLYSLSRSIKTIFAFCSTLCLVNSMVNPIIYALRSKELRYKLIKGLKKCKTVMKLSKSEPEVEGAHKNSGFDTGGDDTVCDTEMSN from the coding sequence ATGAGTGAATGCAGCCCTAGCACAACAGAGAATACAACAAGTTGTGGCACTCATGTCATAGACATCCAGTGCTACCTCATCCTGAACAGCAGATTCCAGAAAGTTTTGATAGCTGTACTCTGCATTGGGGCAGGAGCCTTCTGCATCTTGGAGAATATCTTGGTTCTGTGTATGATATGGACCTCAGCTCGACTACGGAGAAAAGCTTCTTACTTGTTTCTCAGTAGCCTTGCCCTGGCTGATCTCTTTGCAAGCCTTATATTCTCCTACAGCTTTGTTGACTTTCATGTATTCCATGAAGCCGGGTCACCTACTGCCTTTTTGTTCAAGCTTGGTGTTGTCACCACATCATTTACAGGTTCACTAGGTAGCTTGCTGATTTTGGCGTTTGACAGATATATTTGTATTCATAAACCATTAGCATATAAGTCTTTAGTAACCAGGAAGAGAGCTGTGCTGGTTTTATTTGGCATGTGGATCAGCACAATATTTATATCCTACTTACCTTTGATGGGTTGGAATTGTTGCTCCCTTCTCAGTGTCTGTTCAGAATTGTTTCCTCTGGTTGACAACAGATATTTGGCAATATGGATTACACTGGTGGGGATTCTCCTAAGCTCAATCATCTGCTTTTATGCACATATCCTATGGAAGGCACATAGTCATGCAAATGATATGGAAAAGTATAACAAGCAAGCTGCAAAAGGACAAGGCCACATGAGAATAGACATCACACTGGCTAAAACTCTGGCTCTGGTGCTAATTATCCTTATAGTTTGCTGGTCTCCTGCACTCATCATTATGATACACAGCCTACTTTACTCACTAAGCAGAAGTATCAAGACTATATTTGCCTTCTGTAGTACTCTTTGTTTGGTCAACTCTATGGTTAACCCAATCATTTATGCACTGAGAAGCAAGGAATTGCGCTATAAGTTAATCAAAGGCCTCAAAAAGTGCAAGACTGTAATGAAACTCTCAAAAAGTGAACCAGAGGTAGAAGGAGCCCATAAGAACTCTGGATTTGATACAGGTGGTGATGACACAGTTTGTGATACTGAAATGAGTAATTAG